The Kocuria turfanensis genome includes the window CGGTCGACCGCGGTGACGCCGTCCTGGGCGGCCAACTCGGTGGCCAGCCGGGCCACCAGCCCGGGGTGCTGGCCGGCAATGTCGGCGCGCACCCCGACATCGAAGCCGGTCGGGGCGGCGACCACCAACACCGGTGGATCCACCATCAGCGGTGGGTGCTCATCGTGCAGGGCGGCGATCATCGCCGCCGCGTACTCGGCCAGCTCGTTCTCCCCCAGTGAGGGTTCCCCGCGTTTGAGCCGTAGCATCCCGGCCATCGGCAAGGTCGGCACGAAGATCTGCTGCCCACCCCCGAGCAGCACCGGATGCTGGTGCAGATGATGCCGTGGGTCTCCCGGGGAACCCAGGCCCCACGCCGCAGTCGGGGCGCCGAGGATCATCACCTGGGCCAGATAGGAGACCAGGCCGTCCAGCAGCACGAACATCGTTGCCGAGGGCACATGCATGCTGGTCACGGTGTGCCTCGCCCAGGACGACCACCTCTCCCGCGGCTCCACCGCATCCTCCACCGTGGGATCCGCGGCCAACTCCGCCCGCCGACCGGTGATCCACGCCCACAGCGGAGTCAACGATGCCGCGGTGCCATCCAGGGCCGCCTCCGGGTCCATGCCCTGAGCAGCGAGTTCGGCGCGCAACCGCTGCAGGGCCGGAACCCGCTCAGACAGGAACTCCTCCAGAGCGGCCTCGGCCTGGGCGGGGCTCATTCGCCGGTAGTGCGTCATCGGCATGGTCCCCACCGTAACCAGCACCAGAGCGGGACCGATCGATTCCGACCAAGATGACAGCATGCGCGTTCCTTGTGCGGAGCTCAGCCGGTCACTGTCGGCACCACCGGTGGTCTGTTTGCAGCCCTGGATCCTGCGACGACCGGGCCCATGCGGTCTGGGTTACCGCACGGGTCCTTCCGGGGGGTCCAGGAGCCGGCGGGCGGCCTCGGGCACCGATTGGTGCTCGTGCTCGGCGGCCTCCTGCAGGCGAGCCATTGCCTGGGTCCGGTCCAGGTGGTGGCGTTCCATCAACACCCCGGTGGCGGTGTCGACGGTCTGCCGGCGGGTGAGCACCGCACGCAGCGCCGTGCTCACCCGGGGTGGGTCCTGGCTGGCCTGGCCTCCGGTGAGCAGGGCGGCCAAGGCTGCGGCCAGTAGCTCCAAGGACCGCTCATCGGTGGCACTGAAGGCGTGAGGGGTGGTGGCGTAGACCTTGATCACGCCCAGGGTCTGACCGCCGGCCACCAAGGGCACGGCCAGCACCGCGCCCACCCCCATCCCGGTCACGGCCGTCGACCAACCCGGCCATCGGGTCTCTGTCCCGGTGTCCTCGACGCGTTCGGGGACCGCACTGGCCCACGCACTCAAACACGGGCCTTCCCCGAGCTCGTCCTCGACCCCGTCGACGGCCTCGACCACCGCATCCGTGGCCGCCGCGGTGATCTGAGCCCCGCCCGGTTCTAGCAAAGACACCCCGGCCCCGGCCGCCGGGCCGATCAGGTGCACGGCCAGCTGGGCGATCTGGGTCACCGCACTCGGGGCGGCCGCCTGACCCACCAGCACCTCGTGCAGGCCGGTGAACAGCACCACCAAATCCTCCACCAACGGATCCGCATCCCGTGTCATGACCCCATCCTCCCCGACACCACCGCCCCAACACCGTCTCAGCGATACCCGCACCACCTTTATGTCACTGCCCACCACCGCCCGGTCACCCCTGGAGGCTGCGGGCAGCCGCGGCCCCGGCGGCGATCTGTGCGGCCCACCGGACCCTGAACGGGCGCCCATCCACCCGGGCCACCTCCGCAGACCTAACGGCCACACCCCCCGCCGTAGCCTCGCCGGCCGCCTGCCGGGCGGTGCGCCGGGCCGCGGCCGCGACCGCCTCGGCCCGGCGCTGCTCGGCCTCGGCAGCCGCGCGTTGGTCGGGGGAACGGTGCGGGGTGCCGTCCTGGTGGGTCCAGGCGCGCAGCCGGGCGGCGAACCAGGCCCCGGGGTGGGTGATGCCGGTGGCCGCGTCGTGGGGGTAGCGGTGGCCGTTAGGTGCCCAGTCCAGGGCGTGGAGCACGTCAGCGACACTCCAGCCGGCCCGGAAGTGGGTCTTGGCCACCGAGACCACGTAGGCGGTGGTGATCCGCCGCAGCACCAGCGCATGGTGCTGGATCTCCAACCCCGCCCAACGATAAGCCTGCTTCCAATCCGACCGGGGCGCCCCCACCCTCGAAGGCTGAACCGTCGCATGAGCCGGCCACAGCGGAGCTGTCCGTTGGGCAAGGGCGGCTTGGATTTCCCGCCGCTGCGCGGCGGCCTTGGCAGAGGGCCGCGGCGCAGCCGCGTCCTTTGGGGAAAGGCTCTCGCGCGCGTGCGGGGGAGAACATACCCCCTCCGGGGGGACCGGGCCGACATTTATATCCACAGACACTGCTGCCTCCTCTTCCGTCTTCTCGGTCGGCGTGGGTGCAGGAACCGGAGGCGCGGGGACGGTCAGGGCGTAGACGGGGGCCTCGCCCTGCTTCTTGCCTGTGGCCCGCGGGGTGTAGCGGGCCGACCGCCCGGTGGCCACCACTGCCAGCAGCCCCCAGTCTTTGAGCCGGCGGATCATCCGCCCCACCGAGTCCTCGTGCACCCCGAGGCGTTCCGCGACCCAGGCCCAGGTGGTGCGCCAGGTCCGTGAGGCCGGGTCCTGCTGGACGGCAATCACCTCGATGAGGGCGGCCATGTTGGCCCGGCCATCGGCGCGCATCAGCTCCAGGGCCGGGTGCTCCAGCACGACGCGCTTCCAGGCGACCACGTGCCGGGCCAGCCGGCACCCCTTCGGGACGGCGCGCAGCACCACGGCCTTGGAGCGTTCGTAGGCCACCCGCACCCGCCGACGGTGCGAGGGGAGCTCCCCGGAGGCCTCGAGGGCAGCGTCAGGGGCGGAGTGTGACCGAAAATCGGCGTGACGTAGTGCAGAGGGGTCCATTTGCGGACGCGCCTCAGGTACACTAGGGGACACAACAGTCCCCTGGTATTGGGTTCATGACAGGTTCCGATTCAGTTAGCTGTTGAAACGGCTGTCTAGGTCGCCAAACTTGCGACAGCCGGATGACTTCGACGGCCCGCCCTGCCAAGGCGGGCCGTCAGTCTTTTAAGCAGAGTTAGCCAGCGGTAGGCGCGGCTCCTCCCTATTGTCGAGCTTGTTGGGTCGTCCCGCATCGCGGTCGATCAAGGCACCGATGTACTCGGCCATGCTGAGTCCCGTTCGATGAGACGCTTCGACGGCCGCGCGATGCTGCTCAGGAGACACACGCGTGGACAGCGCCACTTTGTGTCCTTGCAGCTTCGGTTGCTGGTACTCGGTCATGAAGTCATCGTTGCACACCGCAACCGCAACCGGTAGCGGTGTGGGGTGTGTCTCCACGATTTCTTGGCCCCCTTGATTCTGAAACCTGAGGTGGTAAAAGTGCGCTGAAGGCTCCCACCTGGGTGTATCGCATCAACCATACAGTCTTTTGAACATGTTCAACATAAACATGTTCAAGTTCCGGGTAGCCTGGAGGGCATGTCTTGGCTAGGGGGAACTGTTTCCCGTTCCGACTCTGATGTGCTGGCTGAGCTGCCGGACCATCTCACCTGGGAGGGTCTCCATCTGGAGGTGCAGCGTCGGCACGGCAAGCCCATCCACATCAAGCCTGCCCCGGCGGGGTTGGGTCAGGACGTCACGGGCCTGTGGCTGGAGAAGGCTGAGCGGTCCTGGATTTTCCATGCTGCCGGTGAGAGCGAGCTGCTGCGCCGGCACGTGATCCTGCACGAGTACGGACACATCCTCCTCATGCACGGTGGGTGCGAACTGACGCTGGGAAACGCGTTTTCACACATCGGGGGCTCCCGACGAATCAAGACCCTTCTCGGGCGGTCCTCGACCTGGACGGCCCAGGAGATCGCGGCAGAGAACGCCGCCACGCGGTTGGCCGCCCGACTGATCCAGCAGGTGGATCCTCTGCTCGAGGCCTTCTGATGAGCCTCGGAGCGGTGTTGAGTCTGCTCAAGGCCGTGGCGTTCCTCTTCGCCGCCGTGGCAGTGGTCGTTCGTCTGCCACGAGTGGCGCGGCGACGCCGAGTGGACTTCGTCTGGGTGGGCACGGCGTTGGCGGCGCTGGCCTTCTCTGCCAACGGGGTCATGGTGCCCGAACCGACCGTGGATGCGTGGCTGGGCGGGGAGAACATCTTCCATTTGGTGCGCAACCTGCTCGCGCTCAGCGCCGTATGGTGCCTGCGGGCGGCCCTCGTCCAGTCCCTGCAGCGCAGGGACTGGAGCCGGTCGCGGACATTGCGGGAGGCCGCCATAGGTGGTGCCTTGCTGCTGGGGCTGACGGCAGCGTTCTTCTCGATCGACCGGGGCCCGACCTCGGGAGCGTTCATTCCGGACCACCTTGCCCAGGGCGGCACCCTGGTCTACACGCTGCTCATCATGGTGATGGGAGCGTGGAACGCCGCCGATGTTGCCCGTGTCGCCTTCCGGGAACTCACCCTGCGCCAGCATGGGTACGACCGCCTGCTGTGGCCGGGGCTGTTCGGCCTGGGTGTGGGAGGTTCTCTGCTCGTGCTCGGCTGCGCGCTCGAGGCCGGCTACGCAGTCCTGGGGTATTCCGGCACGTGGGATGCTGTAGCTGTGGCCCTGCGGGCCTCGTTCGGGCCGGTCTTCCTGCCCGGGGCCGTGCTGGTGTGCTTGGCCGTGGCGTGGCTGGGTCTCTACGCCCAAGGCCGGCGCCTGAAGATGGGTCTGCGCATGGACATCCTGAGGATCGCCCCGGTGTGGGCCCACCTCGGCGCGGACCGGTGGAGTCCTGGTGGACGCCCTCCGGGCTGGCGCAGCGCTCTGTCGGCTGATCCCCAGAAGGTTCTCTACAGTGCCGTCATTGCCGTCGAAGACGCCCTGCGGGCAGAGAACGCGGGCCTGTCGGAAAAGCAACGGTGTGCCCTGCGGGGCGCCGAGAGGAGATTTGAACTCACATCATGAGCACCTCGATCGTCGTCCCTCGCTGGGAGAGAACCGCCACGGAAGCCTTCCAGCCTCCGGTGCTGCTGGCGGCGCTGCTCATCGCGCTGCCCTGGGGGGCGAACCCTTCTGCGGCCTCGCTGTGGTGGGGAATCAGCGCGGCCCTCATCGTGTGCGGGGTTCCACTGGCCGTGGTCCTCATGCTGGTGCGCCGAGGGATCCTCACCGACCACCACGTGAGCGTGAAGGAGCACCGCCGCCCGGTGATGGCCGGAGTGCTGGTGCTGGTCCTCAGCTACCTCACGGCGGCGATCCTGCTGCAGGGACCGATCGAGATCGTGGCGCTGCTCGTGGCCACGTTTTTGGCCGGGCTGGTGATCGCTGTGGTGAGTCCGTGGTGGAAGATCTCCGGGCACGGCATGATGATGGGCGGAACTATTGTTGCCCTGACAACATCCTGGGGTGTGGTCGGGCTGCTGTTCGTTCCGGTGGGCCTGGCGGTGTGCTGGAGCCGCATCCGGCTCCAGGACCACACCGGGCCGCAGGTGATCTCAGGCTTCATCTACGGGCTGGCCTTCCTGGGCAGCATCTACGCCTGGATCGTGACATGAGGAGAAACCACGTGGGGGACGACAACCGGGAACGGTCAGCCCAGATCTTGGCCGACAAGATCAACCTGCTGTTGGACACCCTGCGCACCGAAGCCGGCCAGACCTACGACTTCACCACGATCCAGCAAGGCCTCAAAGACCGCGGTGTGGCCATCTCACGGACGAAATGGCACTACCTGAAAACAGCCGACATCCGGGTGCGCCCCGACGAGAAACTGCTCCGGGCACTGGGGGAAGTGTTCGGCGTGGACCCGAGATACCTCGTGCAGGAGGACGGACCGCTCCCTCAGCAGGTCGAGCAGGAACTCCACACGGTGCGCGCCCTCCGGCGAGCCGAGGTCCGCAACTTTGCCGCCCGGGCCCTCGGTCAGATCGACCCCGAAGGCCTCCAGGCGATCCTGGACGTCATTGAGAAGGATCAGCACGAGAGATAGGCCGCGCCGCACAGCATTTGAGCCCTAGACGGACTGCCCGTAGGATCCGTATTGAACATGTTCAATACGGATCCTACGGGAAGGGCACTGTGGCATGGGAAGACATCAGTGAGGCTCGATGCGCGTCTCCGCACCCGCACTCCGCACATCCGCCAGGACATACTGCGTGAGAGCAGACAGCAGCCTCTCGAGCCGTGCGTGATTCGCGTAGTACAGCATCGGCCGGCCACGGCTCTGCTGCGCCTCCGCCTTCACGGCATCCATGGCCTCCAGCTCGGTCAACTGAGCACCGAGAGTCTTGGCCGGGAGCCCCGTTCGTTCCACCAGGTCCGCACGTAGCGCCGGTCCCTGCCTGAGGGCATTGATGATCGACAGCCGGACGGTGTTGCCGAACACCTTGGCGGCTTCGGCAACAAGATCAGGCTGACCTGCAGGGCGAACTACGGACGGCACGGAATTCATTGTGTCGCACCCGCAACACCTCACACGCAACTGACATCGCACCTCAGGCCCGAGACCCATACCGCAACGAGCCGAACTTGTTTTGACCGTGTTATACAGCCAAGACGTGCTACAACTTTCATAACTGCATAAAACAGCCAAACGGGTTGGCGCCGGAAAGGGAGGTGACGTGTGAGAGATGAGGAGTCCCACGGCTCATCCACTCTGGCTATCGCTGTCCTGGCGCTGGGCGGGGTGATGGCGATCGGTGTGCCCGTCGTGGGTTTGGCCGGACTTGCACTGGTGGCGGACATGCAGGCGTCAGCCAATAGCGGGTGCGTCCCTTCCACGGTCGTCTCCGACGAGGACCCCGGGGACGGCGTGATCAACGTTCCCAACGGCTGGGGTCCACTGGTGGAGGAGGCGGCCAAGACGGCCGGACTCCCTGCAAGTGTCGCGGCTGCCCAGCTCAAGCAGGAGTCCAACTGGAACCCGGACGCCGGCAGCTCCGCCGGGGCCCAAGGCATCGCCCAGTTCATGCCCGACACCTGGGCCCAGTACGGGAACGGCGGAAACGTGACTGACCCCGAGGACGCGATTCCCGCCTACGGCCGCTACATGGCAGACCTCAGGAATGAGGTGAAGTCCCTGGCCGGTGACGACGCGGACCAGTTGGTGCGTCTGACCTTGGCTGCCTACAACGCCGGCCCCGGTGCGGTGCTCGAGCACGAGGGTGTGCCGCCGTTCGCGGAGACCCAGCGCTACGTGGAGAGAATCCTCGACGGCGGTCAGTTCGAGTTCTCCGCCGGCTGTGCGGCCCCCACCGGCGGCAAGGCGTGGGACGGGGACCTCGGGGAGGGGGAGTGGACCACGCCGTTGCCCGGTGGAAGGTTCACCTCCGGCTATGGGGGCCGCAGTGTCCCGGGCCTGCCCGATTGGGCGCAGAACCACATGGGGGTGGATTTCGCCACCCCGGGTACTGGTGGCAGTGCGGGTGGGGCGGTGATCGCCCCGACCGATCTACGCATCACCGGGTTCAACGCCCCGGATGGATGCGTGATCGCCAAGGAAGACGGGGACGATCCTGATTTCGGGTTCGCCTTCTGTCACCTGAACTCCTGGGGCGTGAAGAAGGGTCAGCGCCTCACCCGCGGCGATGTGATCGGCACCGAGGGCAATCGGGGCCAGTTCGGGATGGCCACGCACCTGCACTTTGAGATTTATCGGCCCGGGGCTCCCGACGTCGTTTTCCCCTACCAGGGTTTCAACATCGACCCCGAGTCGATCCTGCGAGAGAAAGGAGCGTGGCCCGAATGAGCCGCCGCCCCCATTTGATGACTGCCCTGGCCCTGTGCGCCCTGCCCCTGGCAGCGTGCTCAACCAGCCCGGCCCAGGAGACGTCCGTCCTGTCCAGTGCTGCCGCCTCGGCTAGCTCGTTTCCTGCCGCCTGGCCTACGTCGAGCAGCTTCCCCACCCCGGAGGTGCCCGGGGATGGGACCTTCCCGCGTGTTCAGGACGTGGACCGCTCCGATGTGGACTCCACCGCCCGGGCGGCTGCGCTCCTGCTGCATTCCTGGGACACCGCTGCGGACCACACGGAGACGGCGGCTGCGATCCGCACCAAGCCGCTCATGTCGGACGATTGGGCGGCTCAGCAGGTCGAGCCTGAGCGCAACTCCTCCCAGGGGGCGTGGCTCGGTCCGGCCGAGCACGGGGCCTACAGCCGTGCTCAGGCGGTGCCGGCGATCGGGGACGTGACCCGCGACGTCGCTGACGATAAGGCAGTGCGGGCGTACAAGGTGACCTGGCGGTGGGCCAGCCGTGACGGCGAACCTGCCGAGGGCACCGGGACCCGGCACGCGACGATCTACCTGGAGAAGCACTCCGGGGCCTGGGAAGTCGTGGGCCACCAGTCCCACGACCTGCCCGCAGGGGAGGCCGCCTCGTGAGCGTGGCCGTCCACTCCTGGCCGGTGATCACCCTGACCTTCGGCGCGGAGCAGATCGTGGCCGATGCCAACGGGGAGGTGCTGACCTACCCGGTGCTCGATGCCACCACCGCCCACGAGGTCGCTGCGGACGCGGCCGCCGAGGCGTGCCGGCGGTTGGGGTTGAAGGTCTGCCGGGTGCAGGGCCACACCGAGAACGGGTCTGTGTTCGAGATGGTCGTGGACACCGAACTCGGCATCCTTGAGGAGTACGAGGTGCCAGCGTCCGGGCCGACCCCCAACCGCGGGGTTCGGCAGACGGGTAGCACTACCGCGGGCCGATCGGCTCACTTCAAGGGTGGTAACCAGCGCCGCCGCGCCCTGGCGATCTGGGGCAGCGTCGGGGTCCTGGCGCTCACGGCCGGCACCTCGGTGACGATGAACCTGACCGAGGGCCACGGGGAGCCGGTCGCGGTGGTGCACACCCCGCCACCGGCGCAGCTGCCGGTGCCGGCCCCGGCCGGATGGGACACCTACGGCGCCTGGGCCACGCCCATGTCCGGGTCTCAAGTGCAGGCGGTCCTGGACTGGGCAGGGCGCCCGGTCAGTGTGGACGGCAGCAAGCTCACCGGCCATGACCCGGCCACGGGTGTGGAGCAGTGGAGCCGTAGCGCACCGTTCACCGTGACCCAGGTGGCGCTGTTCACCGTTGACGGGCAGACCCGGCTGGCGGCCGCCACAGCCAAGGAGCTGGTGCTGTTCACCCCCGACTCTCCCGAGCAGATCCGGGTCGAGGTGCCCCAGGAGGCCACCGTGGTCCTGGACGGAGGCACCGTGCCCCGGCTGGATCTGCCCACCAAGAAGTCCCTGCTGTTGAGAGCGGACGGGTCCACCGTCTCCCGGGTGGTGCCAGCGGCCGCCAAACCCCTGGAGGCCCAGGGGGATCACCTGATCGCCGCCGATGCCAAGGCGGGGAAGGTGTGGCGGGTCGGCACCGACTCGGCGGCCCTGCCCAAGCCCGCTGCACTGCCCGCCCCGGCCGAGGGCGCGGAACTGACCGGCGTCCTCGGCAGTGTTCAGGGCCGGATGGTGGCCGCCTGGAAGGACGGTAAGCAGACGATCGTCGGCTTCTACGACGTAGATGAAGCCACCGACGTCACCACGGTGAAGCAGGTCGCAGTGCGCGAACTCGACGGGGGCCAGATCACCACCTCCACCGTGCAGACCGACCGGGTCCACGGGCTGCTGCTGGCCTCAACGGTGCTGGTCGATGTGGAAGCCACCACCGTCCACCGCCTCGATGGTCAAGCCACGCTGGCCGCCGGCTATGCCTGGGTCACCAACGACGGTGAGCAGACCCAGGTCACCCGCGACGGACAGCCCGAGGCGACCACCACGGCTGACCAGGCCGCGGTGCCCGACGTCATCACGGACAACGGAATGGCGATGACCCGAGTGGCCGGATCCACCGATAGCTCCCTCTACGCCCTGGCCAAGACCGGCCCTATCCCCACAGCTAGCACTTCACCGACCGCGAGCCCTACCCCCACTGCCAAGGAGACCCCCAGATGAGAATGACCGCGACGATCGACTCCACCGGTGCTGTAGAGCTGGACACCGCCGGGCAGATCACCCGGGAGAACCACTCCACCGTGGGCGATGCCCGCCGTTCGGTGATGGCCACGGCAAAGACCCTGGCGGAGCAGACCAGCCAGGACACCCAGCTGCACATCGATGACCCTTCCGGGTCCCGCACGTTCCTGGTCGGTGTCGATGGCACCTCCCGGCAGGAAAGCCCGGCACCGGCCACCGTGCAGGCCCCGGCTGAGTCCGTGGCTACGGTGGAGCCGGTGGCATCAGCCCCCATCGAGTCCCCGGCCCCGGTTGAGTCGGTCGAGTCCGTTGAGCCTGAGTCGGTGTCTGCTGTGGAGCCGATGGTGCCGGCGTCGGTGGAGACGGCCCAGGTGGCTGCGACCTCCACGGCCCCTAATCCGTTTCTCGGCGGTCGCCCGTCCACGGCCCGGACGGTGGCGGAATCCGAGGCGGCTGGAAGCCGGCGGGAGTCGTTGCCCTCCTTCGTGGACCGCCCCGAGGTGGACGCCCCGGCTCAACACGGATGGCGCGGGGCGCTGAACTCGATGGGCCTGCGCCTGGGACCTTCGGCCGCGGAGCTGAGCCAGCGCCAGGACGAGGCCGCGGTGTCAGCCCACTGGGCCGGGCCGCGCACGATCGCGGTCCTGAACCCCAAGGGCGGGGCCGGGAAGACGCCCACGGTAATCTGCCTGGCGGCCGTGTTCGCCCGCCTCTCCGGTGGCGGAGTGCTGGCCTGGGACAACAACAACTCCCTGGGCTCACTGGGCTGGCGCACCTTCGATGCCGGGCACGAGGCGACCGTGGTCGATCTGCTCGGGCGCACCGAGCACTTCATGACCTCCGATGCCCGGGTGGGCGATCTGTCCGGGTACGTCCACCACCAGCCGGCCGATCGCTACGACGTTCTGCGCTCCGATGACCGCTCCGGGGACCAGGAGCGGCACATGGTCACCGGAGACGAGGTGGACCGGCTGCACGCGGTGGCCGCGAAGTACTACCGGGCGATCGTGATGGATTCGGGCAACACCGAACGCGGAGCGAACTGGCAGGCAATGATCGGCCACGCCGATCAGGTGGTGATCCCGGTGAAGTCCGTCGATGACGCCGCCGAGGGCGCCTCCCGGGTGCTGGCCGCCCTGCACGCCGGGGACCCCCACGCCCAGGAGCTCGCGCGTAACGCGGTGGTGGTGGTGCTGTGCTGCGAGCCCGGCCACCGGAAGACCAAGGCCAAGGAGCTGGCTGATGAGTTCGCCCCCTACGTCCGTGCGGTGGTGACGATCTCCTATGACCGGGCGCTGGTGGAGGGTCGGGTGCGGTTCTCCGCGATGACCCCGGCCACCCGCCGGGCCTGGCTGCGCGCCGGGGCGGCAGTGCGGGAGGGACTGTGATCGTGGACAGCCCTCGCAACCCTTTCGTGGCCGCGCCGGAGGTCATCGAAGAGGAGGACCCGATGGAGGAGGACCCGATTCTCGGGGCCCGGGACTCCATCCGTGGGCCGCAGAACCTCCAGCAGAGGCTGGCCGAGGAACCGGCGCCCGCCGAGGAGCCGGCCGCCCCGGTGGACGTCTCCCAGGCCACGCTGTGGCTGGTCGGTGCCTCTGGCGGGGTAGGGACCTCCACGCTGGCCAGGCTGTGCTCCGAATCAATCGTGGACGCGGGCGTGCAAGAACCGGAATGGGCGGGACGGGCGCTGCTGGTGTGCTCCACCAGCGCAGCCTCCCTGGAGTCAGCGGCCCAACTGGCGCGCAAGTCCGCCACCGGGCAACTGCCCTATGAGCTGGTCGGTTTGGTCATCGTCCACGACCGGCCCAAGAACCGGATCACCAAGCCCACCCTGAGCTTCGCCCGCAGTGTGGCGCGGATGTTCCCGGTGGCCATGACGGTCCCCTATGAGTCTTCGTGGCGCGAGGTCGGCGTCACCCCCAGTCCTTCCAGCACCCGGCTGAAAACCGTGCTGCGGAAGATCCACAGAATCGCCCAGACCGGGCACTGAGAAAGGAAACCCCCCGATGTTCATCAACACCCTCAACGCCCTGATGATCCCGGCCATCAACGCCACCCCAACCCAGCCCCCGGGCATGGAGAACGTGACCATGATCCTCGGCTGGATTCTCTGGGCCGCCGGCCTGGTCTTGTTCGTCTACTTCATCTTCGGGCTCGTCACCGCCGGGCGGAACCGCCGCCGTGGTGATGAGGTCGAGGCCCCGGTGTGGCCGCTGGTCGCGGCCGCCCTGCTCGGGGCGGCCGGGGCGATCTGGAACATGATCACCGGCGGCTGAGCCGGCCCCCGATTCTCGACCGGCACCGCAACGACATGGAGACCCCCCGATGGACACGAACAACAACAACGCAACTCGGACCCGCCCCCGCTGGTTCGGCCCGGCGCTGATCGCCCTGGTGCTGCTGCTGGTCGCGGTGGCCGGCTGGACCATTCGCAACCTCACTACCCCCGATGAGGCCCAGGGCCCTACCTCGCCTGCTGCCCCTGCTGCCTCGACTGCCCCCACCCAGGGGGCGGCCGAGGCGGCTGCTCCCGGCTCGGTGGAGGACTT containing:
- a CDS encoding GAF and ANTAR domain-containing protein, coding for MTRDADPLVEDLVVLFTGLHEVLVGQAAAPSAVTQIAQLAVHLIGPAAGAGVSLLEPGGAQITAAATDAVVEAVDGVEDELGEGPCLSAWASAVPERVEDTGTETRWPGWSTAVTGMGVGAVLAVPLVAGGQTLGVIKVYATTPHAFSATDERSLELLAAALAALLTGGQASQDPPRVSTALRAVLTRRQTVDTATGVLMERHHLDRTQAMARLQEAAEHEHQSVPEAARRLLDPPEGPVR
- a CDS encoding ArsR/SmtB family transcription factor — encoded protein: MPSVVRPAGQPDLVAEAAKVFGNTVRLSIINALRQGPALRADLVERTGLPAKTLGAQLTELEAMDAVKAEAQQSRGRPMLYYANHARLERLLSALTQYVLADVRSAGAETRIEPH
- a CDS encoding transglycosylase SLT domain-containing protein, which encodes MRDEESHGSSTLAIAVLALGGVMAIGVPVVGLAGLALVADMQASANSGCVPSTVVSDEDPGDGVINVPNGWGPLVEEAAKTAGLPASVAAAQLKQESNWNPDAGSSAGAQGIAQFMPDTWAQYGNGGNVTDPEDAIPAYGRYMADLRNEVKSLAGDDADQLVRLTLAAYNAGPGAVLEHEGVPPFAETQRYVERILDGGQFEFSAGCAAPTGGKAWDGDLGEGEWTTPLPGGRFTSGYGGRSVPGLPDWAQNHMGVDFATPGTGGSAGGAVIAPTDLRITGFNAPDGCVIAKEDGDDPDFGFAFCHLNSWGVKKGQRLTRGDVIGTEGNRGQFGMATHLHFEIYRPGAPDVVFPYQGFNIDPESILREKGAWPE
- a CDS encoding MinD/ParA family ATP-binding protein, whose translation is MRMTATIDSTGAVELDTAGQITRENHSTVGDARRSVMATAKTLAEQTSQDTQLHIDDPSGSRTFLVGVDGTSRQESPAPATVQAPAESVATVEPVASAPIESPAPVESVESVEPESVSAVEPMVPASVETAQVAATSTAPNPFLGGRPSTARTVAESEAAGSRRESLPSFVDRPEVDAPAQHGWRGALNSMGLRLGPSAAELSQRQDEAAVSAHWAGPRTIAVLNPKGGAGKTPTVICLAAVFARLSGGGVLAWDNNNSLGSLGWRTFDAGHEATVVDLLGRTEHFMTSDARVGDLSGYVHHQPADRYDVLRSDDRSGDQERHMVTGDEVDRLHAVAAKYYRAIVMDSGNTERGANWQAMIGHADQVVIPVKSVDDAAEGASRVLAALHAGDPHAQELARNAVVVVLCCEPGHRKTKAKELADEFAPYVRAVVTISYDRALVEGRVRFSAMTPATRRAWLRAGAAVREGL
- a CDS encoding DUF6668 family protein; the protein is MDSPRNPFVAAPEVIEEEDPMEEDPILGARDSIRGPQNLQQRLAEEPAPAEEPAAPVDVSQATLWLVGASGGVGTSTLARLCSESIVDAGVQEPEWAGRALLVCSTSAASLESAAQLARKSATGQLPYELVGLVIVHDRPKNRITKPTLSFARSVARMFPVAMTVPYESSWREVGVTPSPSSTRLKTVLRKIHRIAQTGH